A part of Miscanthus floridulus cultivar M001 chromosome 6, ASM1932011v1, whole genome shotgun sequence genomic DNA contains:
- the LOC136458648 gene encoding uncharacterized protein, with protein sequence MDRQHRNRHRHEDLTGGGRAGARVRRGGGADGGAMEASRRGRFYHHDGPGAAAVPVVDQADCTAQTCRSCVAVTLADAIALGCCPCAVVSLLGLAFVKAPLALARRCLRRLRRRRGELRHKKRVRDVDGPAAKAKCRRSDATAGGHGAIEALDAADAASKGAWWGLEVDARGEAATRAARASNSSSASGRLDAEKVWMEIYRVGHWGFGRLSISVTPPPVVRPGCSPDGDGDGGRKDVDLRCES encoded by the coding sequence ATGGACAGGCAGCACCGCAATCGGCATCGGCATGAGGACTTGACCGGCGGCGGGCGCGCCGGGGCTCGTGTtcgtcgcggcggcggcgccgacggTGGCGCGATGGAGGCGAGCCGGCGCGGGCGGTTCTACCACCACGACGGGCCCGGCGCGGCGGCCGTCCCGGTGGTGGACCAGGCGGACTGCACGGCGCAGACGTGCCGGTCCTGCGTGGCGGTGACGCTGGCGGACGCCATCGCGCTCGGCTGCTGCCCCTGCGCGGTGGTCAGCCTGCTGGGGCTGGCGTTCGTCAAGGCCCCGCTCGCCCTGGCGCGCCGGTGCctgcggcggctgcggcggcggcggggcgagcTGCGGCACAAGAAGCGGGTGCGCGACGTGGACGGCCCCGCCGCCAAGGCCAAGTGCCGCCGCTCCGACGCCACCGCCGGCGGCCACGGGGCGATTGAGGCGCTGGACGCCGCCGACGCCGCGTCGAAAGGCGCGTGGTGGGGCTTGGAGGTGGACGCTCGCGGAGAGGCGGCCACGCGGGCTGCGAGGGCGAGCAACTCGTCGTCAGCGTCAGGCAGGCTCGACGCGGAGAAGGTGTGGATGGAGATATACCGGGTGGGGCACTGGGGGTTCGGCCGCCTGTCCATCTCCGTGACCCCGCCCCCGGTCGTCAGGCCCGGCTGCAGccccgacggcgacggcgacggcggcagaAAGGACGTGGACCTGCGGTGCGAGTCGTGA
- the LOC136458647 gene encoding large ribosomal subunit protein bL12c-like: MASTTLSSAFTLLSRPSTSPSPTASLPRSSLAVPHSRRGRRAVAVASTATESPKILELGDAISGLTLEEARSLVDHLQERLGVTAAAFAPAAVVAAPGAGGAGAAEEEAPVEKTEFDVVIEEVPSSARIATIKVVRALTSLALKEAKDLIEGLPKKLKEAVSKDEAEDAKKQLEEVGAKISIV; this comes from the coding sequence ATGGCGTCCACCACCCTCTCCTCCGCCTTCACCCTCCTCTCCCGCCCCTCCACGTCCCCTTCCCCCACCGCCTCGCTCCCGAGGTCCTCCCTCGCCGTGCCCCATAGCCGCCGGGGAcgccgcgccgtcgccgtcgcgtcCACCGCCACCGAGTCCCCCAAGATCTTGGAGCTTGGGGACGCCATCTCCGGGCTCACTCTCGAGGAGGCCCGCAGCCTTGTTGACCACCTCCAGGAGCGGCTCGGCGTCACCGCTGCGGCCTTCGCACCGGCCGCCGTCGTCGCGGCGCCTGGGGCGGGCGGCGCGGGggccgccgaggaggaggcccCCGTCGAGAAGACGGAGTTCGACGTAGTAATTGAGGAGGTGCCCAGCAGCGCGCGTATCGCCACTATCAAGGTGGTGCGTGCGCTCACCAGCCTCGCGCTCAAGGAGGCCAAGGACCTTATCGAGGGTCTCCCCAAGAAGCTTAAGGAGGCCGTCAGCAAAGACGAGGCCGAAGATGCCAAGAAACAGCTCGAGGAGGTCGGCGCCAAGATATCTATCGTGTGA